AGCGTATAGGTGAAGAACGTCGGCATCCCGATGTTCAATACCCGGAGCAATGAAATGAGCATGACTGCCTGGAATATGTCCGAGTAGCGCTCTATAAAGATGGCCAACAGCACGCATACGAAGATGTTCAGGAGATGCAGCGAGAGAGTGGTGGAGGGGTCGCTGAAGAAGGAGAACGTCTCAGCTGAGACCAACAGAATGAATGGGATCAACACCGAGGCCTTATCCCGCATCCCCCTAGGATTCGAATGTCTTTATTAAACCGTTCGCTCGGTAGAATAAATATGTAGAAAAAATGGTCAATGGACCGAACAGCATATCTGTCATCAAAGGCCAGGAACTGATCTCTTGGTCACGTGGGGAGTTGGAAAGCATCGGGAATCCATCCTTGGTTGGCGGAATCACGCCATTTCCGGCTCCTTGGAGCGGACAAGGATCGTGACCATCGACGAAGCACCATTGAATGAAGCGAACATACAAGGAAGGTTAATATGAGGGGTCTGAAAGGAAAAAATCTTCACCGTGCATTCGGTGTTCCCTTATGAATGAGACACGCAACATTTATTAATTGAAACGCGTTCCACAACTTCCAGCATGGCCGCGTTGGGGTAGCCTGGCATCCTGTGGGACTGTGGATCCTTTGACCCGTGTTCAAATCACGGACGCGGCCCTTCTTATCATCTTCTGACCACCTCGAAGTCCCTTTCGAAGAACGCTAGCTCCTTTTCATCGAGGATCTTGGGGTTCAAGGTAACGATCATGCGGGATTGGTTCATTAGGATCTCATCCCTCAGACCGTATAGCAAGCGCAATACCTTAGGTGAACCGTTGTTCGATATCAGATACTCGATCCCATCGATGGCCACCACCGTGTTGTGACCCACTTTGAGGAACTCGGTGATGGTATGCTCCAGGATCGAGAGGTTGGTGGGATCGATCCAATCCTGACCTGGATGGGATGACAGCCATATCACCGGGGTGCGCTTGAGCCCGTGCCGCTCTCGCAGATCGTCCGGGTAGGTACGGGTCACGATCAGACCCTCCACTCCGTTTGAGATCTGAGAGAGCAAGGTCTCGTACATGCCGTCCGCCCTGGTCTCCTCAAAAAGCAGGTAGCTTCCAGGCGCAAGCACCTCCTCCTCTCTGGCACCGATCATGCTGGTCAGGTCCTCCGATACCGGCATCACGGTGAACAGCCGCTGCCGGTATACGGAGAACGCCATCATCACTATGGAGGCAAAGAATCCGGGGGAGAGCTCGCTTGGCACCTTGATGTCATAAAGGTCCAATATGAAAAGGACCAGACCCCATAGATAAGGCATCAGCACCGCCAGCGAAAGCAGGAAACACTCTCTTCGCATCTGTTCGTCGTCTGACTGGCGCCAACGACGGACAAGCAGGGCTAGGGTCATAGCGGTAAAGGCTGCGGCGACCATCAACACTATCAGAGAGGCCAAGGAGGCCGGCAATCCATACCCGAACTGGTTGAAATCGACACTGCTCAGATTGTAAGCGATCAACAGGCCGATCAGCAACGAAAACACCGTGTAAAGTACCCGGTTCTTCTCCAACCATTTGCTGAGGGGGATAAAGGCCAGATTGGTGGACACGTATAGGAAACCGGCAAAGATCAAGACCACGAAAAGGACAAGGCCACGGGCGAAGAGCAGAGCCGAGGCCGGGTCCGAGGCGTTGATCATCAGGAAATCGGATATGCCAGCGGCCGTGAACATCAACATCAGGATCAGGAAACCCTTGGCGATCGCTAGTTGGCGATTCTTACGAAGGACCGAAATTCCCAACACCAGCGCGATTATCCCCGTGATCAGGGGGAGGACAGAATTCCACATCAGATTCTGGATCATCGAGGCCTAGGCTCCCTTCCCGATGCCCATATACGCTAATTATGCTTTCTTCGGTTGTGCATTTGAAAACTTTATCTAACCCCCGCCATGTACGTGGTTCGGTGTGACATTTGGCTTGGAAGGGTACCATCAACAAGATCGACGATTACCGCTGGGAAATACCCCAGGACTACAAACCGGGAATGCGCACCAGCGCCGTCATCTATTCCAATGATAAAATGATAGAACACGTCCTGAGCGATAACTCGCCGGAGCAGGCGGCCAACGTCGCCACGTTGCCAGGCATCGTCGGGAAATCCTTGGCCATGCCGGATATCCACTGGGGATACGGGTTCCCCATCGGCGGGGTCGCGGCCATGGATTCCGAGGAGGGAGTGATCTCCCCCGGCGGCATCGGCTTTGATATCAACTGCGGCGTCAGGCTCCTGAGCACCAACCTGGAGGTCAAGGACGTCGAGCCCCGGATCAAGGACCTGATCGGGACACTTTTCAAGAACGTCCCCTCGGGGGTCGGTTCGGAAGGCGTGGTCGATGTGGCCGCCAGCGAGATCGATGCCATCCTCACCGAGGGAGCCGAATGGGCGGTCCGCAAGGGCTTCGGATGGCAAGAGGATCTGGATACCACCGAAGAGGGGGGCAGGTTGAAGAATGCCGACCCGACCAAGGTATCCCAGAAGGCCAAGCAAAGGGGGATACCGCAGGTCGGTTCGTTGGGGTCCGGGAACCATTTCCTGGAGATCGACAAGGTCGATAAGATCTTCGACCCGGCCGCCGCCAAGGCGTTCGGCCTCACCCATGAGGGCCAGATAACAGTTACCATCCATTGCGGCTCGCGGGGCTGCGGGCACCAGATCGCCACCGATTACCTGCAGGTCATGGAACGTTCTCTGAAAGCCATGAACCTTAACCTACCGGACCGACAGCTGGCCTGCGCGCCGGTCAATTCCCAGGACGGGCAGGACTACTTCAATGGCATGAGCGCCGGGGCTAACTTCGCCTGGGCGAACCGGCAGATGATCATGCACTGGGTGCGGCAATCGTTCGAGAGCGTGCTCCATAGAAAGGCCGAGGACATGGAGATGAGGCACGTGTACGACGTGGCACACAACATCGCCAAATTGGAGGACCATGAGGTCGACGGAAAGAGGAGGAAGGTCTACGTGCACCGGAAGGGAGCCACACGGGCATTCCCGGCCGGACATCCAGAGGTCCCTTCCAAGTACCGCTCCGTAGGCCACCCGGTCATCATCCCGGGGGACATGGGCGCCGGTACCTACGTCCTGGTGGGAACGGACCGAGGCATGAAGGAATCGTTCGGGTCCACCTGCCATGGCGCAGGCCGCATGATGTCAAGGGCCACTGCCATCAGCACATACAATGCCTCGACGGTCAAGCAACAGCTTGAGTCCAAGGGCATCTACCTGAAGGCCAGCACCAAGGATGGTATCATAGAGGAAGCGCCGGGGGCATACAAGGACATCGACGATGTCATTGCGGTGGTCAGCGGTGCTGGGCTATCAAGGCCGGTCGTCAAGCTTACGCCAATCGGTGTGATGAAAGGCTGATACCTACCATATCGGGCCTATCGGAGCATCCATTGGACCGGAAGAGGACCGGAAGCCCCATACGGTCCAGCACGACCATGTCCCTCATCAGCAATGCAAGGTCACGCTCGGACAGCCCCTTCGGGTCGAAGGAAAGGATAAGCCTCGATCCCCTGACCAAAGCCTCATCCTCCAGGGCGAACAGGAACCTCATCGCCTTCTCGCTGGATGTCTCCAGTATCAGCTTGTCAAGTCCTTCGACCAGGACCACCGTGTTCCTTCCCTCGCTCATGAAGCGCATTATGGTCCTTTCCAGAAGGGGAAGGTTGGAAGGAGAGACCGCTTCCTTGACCGGGCGGTGGGCCAACCATATCATTGGGGTGTTCCTCAATCCGAACTCCTCACGTATCTGTTCTGGATGCCTGGGGGAGATTATCAAACCCTTACGTCCTGCATTGAGCTCGGAGGCAAAGATGCTGAACGACGTGTCCGTGCCCTTTTCCTCGATGGCATAGGAACGCCCCTTCTCCAGTTTCGTGGATATCGGTTTGAACTTCTTCCTTGAGAAGTCGTCCGAAGGTCTGATGTCGAAGAGCCGCTCCCGGATGATGGCATAGAAGAAGACGGATGATGTTATGAGGTTGGCAGGAGCCATGGGGGACGGGAATCCTATCCCAAACATCTCTAGCAGAGATATCATCAGCGGATAGGCGAAAGGCACCACCATGGCCAAGGATAAGACCGCCGCCAGCTTCCCGAATGAGGGATCGCGGCTGGCATGGTGAGCGGACCTCAGCAACTGCAATGTACAGCCTAAGAACGCCAGCATGACGAATCCGATGCCCAGCATCTCCGGGGAGTTGGGAATGAACCATCCGTAGTCGCCCATCCTGACCTTGACGAATATCAGGGCCGAAACGGTTCCGGACACGATCACCAACACCATGTACTTGACGCAATTCCTCTTGATCATGGCACTGTCGCTCTGGAGCGAAAAGAATGTGGCCAGGTAAAGGAACCCCCCGAACATGCACACCAGACAGAATATCAGCAGCCTGACGATCAGCGTAGCCTGCTCGATCGTCGGAGCGGTAAGGAACAGATAGTCCAGAGCCGATGACAACGAAAGCAGCATCATGACGATGAAGAACGTTCTGGATATCCACTGATGTGGGTTTCGGAAGAGAACGTAGGCTCCCATGGCCAATGCCATTATGGAAACCACGGCTGAAAGGGATAGGAACAAAGGTTGGATCATCGCGAGCATTGAGAATACGATGGCCGATTTGAAGCGTTTTTCTATCCAGATATCAGCAATGGTATCTCTGATCTATCCAGTCATGTTCCTCGATACGGATGTTCAGGAGAAAAGCACCTTTTCGGCCGCTTTTCGCACCTTCTCCTGGTTCGTCCCGGGGGTCGAGACCATGACCGCCCAATCGTTGACGCTCCGGGTCTGTATCGCCTTGGCCAGTGGACTATATTTCGATAGCGCCCTCACCCGGTCGCCGTTGATGATCGGCACTTCGGTCTTGCCTATGCGCGGTTCGGTAATGAGCAGCTCTCTTTCCGGCATATCAAGGATTACCTCCGATTCATCCACCTCTGCCCTATCCGCTATCTGTCGTTCCACCTCCTTGCGCTTCTCATAGGAGGTCAACGGAAGCAGTGAGTCCAGCTGTTCCGAATCGAGGTCGGAGATGAGCATTGAATAGGCCCGCTTGTACAGATGCCGATACCTCAGCAGGGTCATTATCCGGCTGGCCTTTCCGCCATCCTTGAGGATCCGCTCCGAAAGGCTGCCGTCGGTCTGTATCTGGATGTCCTCGATAACGCTCTCGCTGGCGTTCTCCACCGCCTTGCACAGCATCATTTCGGCGATCCTTACCGTGTGATGGAAGTAGACCGAAGTATACATGAGGGCCCGGGCTACCATCAATCCCTCGATCGCCACCACTCCGCTCTTGCGTACCGCTATGTCCCCATGATGCAGCTCTATGGTGTCCATGATCCTGTCGATATCGATGGTCCCATGGGCCACCCCGGTGTAGTAGGCATCCCTAACCAGGTAATCCATCTGGTCCGCGTCCACCGGTCCATGGATGACCTGCCTGAGGTAGTTGTTCTCGTTGAAATACGTCTGGACACCTTCGAGTGGCAGTCTCTTCTGGCCGCTGAGGTCTGGTCCTCTAGGGGAGACAATCAGGTCCGTCACCAGATCGGAAGATATGCCTTCCGCATCTAACAGGTCGGCAATGGTTCCCTGTTCGCCGATGATCATGCCCTCCTTCGGGTCGATGGTCCTTATCTCGCCCTTTATGAGAGCCTTACCGATGTCCGTGTGGGTCATTCCGGTCCGCTCCTCAAGGACGCATTCCAGGGTGTGGGAGTAGGGAGCGTGGCCGATATCGTGGAGCAGTGCCGCCGCCAGGACGCACTTCCGTTCGTGATCCGGGATGTCCAGCGCCGTGGCCATCCTGCTGGCGAGCTGATAGGTGCCGAGGGAGTGCTCCATGCGGGTATGGTGAGCCCCGGGGAACACGAGGTAGGCCAATCCGAGCTGGTGCACGCCATGGAGCCGCTGGACCTCTGCCCTTTGCAATAGGTCCAGATAGATGCCGCTCAGCTTGACACTGCCATGGACGCTGTCATGGATGACCTTATAATCTGGCACGGAGGGAAAATCAGGATTGGACTATATATTGGCTTTGAGACCAGGAACCCGGGGATCGGCCCCGGGAGCATGTGTTTAGTTGAAGCCGCCCTTTATCTTGTGCCGGTCGATCTTGATGCCGTTGGGCGCGACCACGATCAGGTTGTTACCGATCGCCGCCACATCGCCGCCGGTGTCGCGAGCGATGTTCTTCAGCTCATTGGTGATCTTCTTCAGGGTCTGCTGGTCGTTCTCGATCGGCGAGTAGTCGATGAGGACGATGTTGCCATTGTATACCGGCTGGCTGACAGATGTGACGTCCTCGAAGCGGTAGACCTCAGCGACCTTGATCATTCCGTTCCCGGCGAGCGGGCTGTCCTCTTGGAAGTACAGTGCCCCGAGGTCGATGTATTGATCTGTCTCAACGGTCTGAACGTCATCCTTCCCCTTTCTCAACGGCTTCTTCAACAGCGGCAAGTTGCATCCCTCTTTGATTGGTCCAGAAATGGGGTGACATAATATTAACATTTCGGCCTAAGAATATCTGGATTGCCAAGAAGGGTGCATCGCCCCGGTAGATCGCCTTGACGAAAATCGTTGAGCGACCCGTGAAGATCTATTCATATTATATGTGTCTCTCATATTTAAATATGATAATTCAGTATCGTATCACATGCCGATGTGAGCTATCTCTATGGGTGATGCATGTGGACGCCAGTGTCCGTTACGCACGACCTCAAAAGGTCGGTGTCTTCCATGTTGAAGGTGACGGTGCATTGCACCAGATTTCATGATTTAGGCAATAAGCGACAAATTTGATAAGGGCCCATAGTATCCTCTGTCCAATGGAATTCAAGGGGAAGGGAAGCTTTTTCAAGACCGGTTCTGTTGGCGTGATACTTGGTGTGGTCCTCAATATGATCGGTTTCATTTATACGACCAAATATCCATTCAGCACGACCTACCCCCAGGACATCTACTGGACTGGTACCCTTAACCTTCTCGGCATCGGGCTTGTCCTGATGGGCCTGGTCATAATCGTGATCGGCTCTCTCAGAGCGGATTGAAATATTTCACGCTTAGTCAGGCCACCGGCATGGATCGTCCGCATTCCAGTGTTCCACCTGATCCGTCACTATCCATCACCAGGTTCTCGTCGACGGTTGAAACAATACCGTCGGGTCAATGGTTCACCTTTTGGCTTCACATGAACGGTCTATGCCTTTCTTCTCCGGCGCACCACCATGAATGCCACTAGCACCGCGGCGACCGCTATGATCGCTATGACCAATATCAGTAACATGTTATCGTTCGATGTTCCCGGCGTTCCGGCGGTGGATGTCGTGTTGATGGTGAACGATACCTGTTGGTAGGCCAAGCCGCCTTGATCGTCTGCCGCAGTGACGTTCGCCCGGTGCATCCCGTCTCCCGCGCCGACGATGGTGTAGTTGTTCACGTTCGCCGACAATCTGGCCTGGGGTCCGCCGTCGACGCTGACCAGGAAGTAGGAGACCACGAACGAGTTACCGCTTAACGTCCATGTCAGCTCGGCGTTCTTCGTCGTTAACTGAGAGTTCTCCAATGGTGCGGTGATGTTCACGCTGACGGGGAACAGGGCATATACCGGCCCTGCGGCCAGGGATGTGGAGTTGATACCGAGGACCGTGGGCGCGTGCGCGGAGACCTGGTAGTAGTACGTACTATCTGCATTCAGTCCCGAGAACTTGATCGAATTCCCGCTCACATGCTTGACGTCCACCCCATCCTGGTAGACGACATAGTAGTCGACAGGGGCGTTGGCGTCGACGTTCAGTCCGCTCCATGAAAGGGTGATCGACTCTGGACCGAGAACGGCTGTCAGGTTATTGGGCGCGGCCAATTTGGTCAGGTTCATTTCCGCAGGGACCCCCTCCCACAGCGGTGTCGTGAAACCGTTCGCCCCGGCGTAGAACTCTAAGGCTAGGCTCGCGTTATGCTTGGCGATCCAGTCATTCGCCACAGATGGAGCTCCGCTCCTGAAGGCGACCGAGGTTAGAGAAGAGCAGTTCTCGAACGCCGACATGCCGATGGTGGTGACGCCGCTGCCGATAACCGCCGATCGCAGGGAGCTGCAGTTGAAGAACGCACCATACCCTATTGACGACACTGTATCGGGTATCTCGACGGACATTAATGAGTGGCAGTTCCAGCATGTGAGGGTTCCGATGCTGGTGAGCTCCTTTCCCAGGTTCAGAGTGGTTAAGGCGGTGCAATTGTAGAAAGCCCCATAACCGATCGCGATCACTCCATCCGGTAATGTGATCGATGTGAGTGAGGTACATTCATTGAAGGCGGACGAACCGATGGACGTAAGACCTGGACCGATGGCCACCTGGGTCAATCCGCGGCAGCCCTCGAACACGCTGTTGCCTATCGAGATGACGTTGCCTGGGATGATGATCGAGGTCATCGAGGTACAGTTGTAGAAAGCCCCGTCCCCGATGCTGATGACGCCTTCAGGGATCGTAATGGAGGTCAATTTGTAGCATTCCCCGAACTCTCCGGTCCCCAGGCTGGTCAGCCCGCTGGGGAGAGAGACAGATGTCAGGTTCTGACATCCTTGGAACGCGTTGTTCCCTATGTTGCCTACACTGTCCGGTATCGTTATCGACGCCAGATTGCATTGGTAGAAAGCATAGGCATCGATGAACGTGAGACCGATGGGAAGTGCGATCGATGTCAGGGATAGGCAGCCGTAGAACGCTCCGTTGCCTATTATGTTGACCGTGTTCGGTATCGAGACCGACCTCAGGGCCGTACAGTCATAGAACGCGGCGTAACCGATGCTCGTCACTCCCTGTGGTATGATCACTTCGGTCAGGTCGGTGTCTGAGTAGAACGCGAAACCCCCGATCGAGACCACGGCGTATCCGTCTATGGCGGCAGGAATGGTGACCACGTTCGCCGATCCAGTGTATGATGTGATCTCCGCCGCCGTGTTGTCATTGATGATCGTATAGCCGTAGTCCCCGCTGGTTTCTGCGACCGCGGGACTTGGGATAGATACGAAAGATGAGAAGACCACCAATGTGATCATGACGATTATAGCTGCCTTGTTCCGCATGTGAAAACCTACTGGTAACAACGATCGCAACTATGATATGAAGTTGGGCGGGCCTATTTAGACTTTACATCGTGTCGTTCGACCATGCTCCAGGAGGATCACGTCGATCGCCTCGGAAGGGAGGGCCGGTGGAACCTTCACCTCTCGTCGTATTTCCAGAGCTTATCGCCGACATAGTGAAGGTTCTTGATGGACTTGCCGGATTTCTTTTCCAGCATCTCTGCGCCTGAGACCAGCGCCTCACCGATGGCCAGCGCGCGCTTGTTCTTGACATCCCTGACCCACACAAAATCACCCGGTTTGATGTCCTTGTCTGCGTCGACGATCCCCGGTCCCATTATGTCCGCGCCCTTGACCACATAAGGGACCGCCCCCATATCGACAGTGACATAGGATTTTGGAGGATCGTATTTCAGTACGCCTTTTACCGTAAGGAAGGCCTTTCCAGATATCACCAAGGCCAGAATCTCGTTGTTCACGAAGATGACATCAAAATCCGAACTTTCCGCCTTATCAATGGTATCCTTTGCAGTGAAGACCTGCATGCCGACCTTTGAGGATATCTCCTCCGATAACGATCTGATCTCCTTCTCCCGGAGCCTTCCCCTCTTCTTGATCCGGATCTCGCTCATGGTTCAGGTCACTTCTTCTTCCCGAACAATTTCGAGAATAAGCCCTTTTTCTTCCCCTTCTCATCCAGGCCGTCTTCCTCTTCCGCCTTTGCCTCTTCCTTCAGTTCATCCTTCTGGGGAACCATTGACGGTGATTCCTCTGTCTTCGGCTCGGATTCCTTCTTTGGTTGCATGACCTCAGGTTTTGGCTCATCCTTCGGAGTAGCCACGACCTCTTCCTTTATGGTCTCCGGCTCTGGTTCCATTTCATCAGCAACATCCTTTTCAGGAGGCGCTTCGGAATGATCCCTGCCTTCGGATATGTCGTTGGCCAGGTTTTCTAGGTCCTGAAAGTCGGCCATGCCCAGGTCGGCGCCGCATTTGGGGCACGAACGAGCGTCTATGCTTAGTTTTGCATCGCAGACCGGACATTCGATCTCGAGCTTCTGTTTTGCCATAACGGTACGTCAGATAAAACAGGACAGTCGATTTAACCATATCGGTACAAATGGCGACTGGAACATCTGATATGGTCAATATTATGGCCAATGACCTGGCCTCCAGACATGGATAGAGATAATTCAAGTCAGGATGTTTTCATGGTCGATAAAACGGCCCTATGAATCCGATTTCTCCCGGATGATCATCGCCCGACAATCAGGTTATATAGCTAAGAAAAGAATCGATAATGTCGGGGGAGTAGTCATAGAAGGTTCGAAGGTTCAGGTAACAAGGATGTTGTCTCTCCTAAACTCAGGTCTAGCTCCTTCCAGCCCTCACACCCTGTCATAGTTCCAGGTGCCGTCATTGAAGGTGACCATTCCCCCATCCCAATCTGTTTGTGGGAACCGACATGACCACGATCTTTCGACGAGCTTTCGATCCCTTATCGATGTTATGCCGAGAGTGGTTGGTCACAAAAACGGAAGCCTAGGTACGAGGAGTTTAATATTGAATGATAAATTGGTTTTCAATGCGATGGGGGTTATTCTCGGTCAGGATCGGCATCCTGGTCGTCACCATCATCACCACGATGTTGTTGTTACTGGCAGTGATCCCTCTTGCCGTTGGGGGGCTGGACATCAAGTTCCCACAGGACCAGACGACCGGTTGGACCTATGACAATTCCACCAACACGATCTCCTTCGTGGCACCGGTGCAGATAAACAACGGCGGTTTCTTTGACATTCAAGAATTCTCGGTCGGGATCAAGCTCACCGACCAGAACGGAAGCTTGATGGCCGAGTCCAAAAGCCCGCCCACCGACATCTTTGCCGGACGCACCAATCATGTGAACGTCGTGATGGCCTTGGACCTGGATAGCATCGCGCCATCCGCGATGAGGGAACTCGTATTCAATCAAACAACCTTGAACATGTCCCTGACCGTGTCCTCTTATTATATGGAGCATCTTGTGAACCTGCACATCGGAGCGAACCGGACAATGGACTGGACGCCTCTGATCGATAACCTGCAGTTCGATCTTCAAGGCCTTAAGATGCAGCAGAACGGCCCCTCATACTCCGTCCAGGTGCCGTACAGTTTTGATGCGGGCGACCTCGTTGTCGGAAAGCAGGTCAACGTAAGGGCAACGCTCCGCGATCAATCGGGCATACTTGGCATCGGTTCGGACAGCGTCATCATCACGAAGCACTTTGCTGGGAGGATGGGCATGGAGATCTCACAGACAGCAGCAGAGAGATTGATGATGAGCTCTGACAACCTGACGATAGAAGTCGCGGTCGATCTCCAAGGTGCGGAGTTCAACCAGACATATACAAGACAGTGGGAACCGTTGGTCTCTGACCTTCAGGTCGGTACCCCATCGATATCCTCTGTACCGCAGATGGCAGTGAAGGTTCCTTTCAGCTTCAATGCTTCCAGCACCGTCACTGGCCAACGTGTCCAGGTGGAATGCACCCTGAAGAACGCGACCTCCAACATATCACAGGGTTCCATTAATGTCATCGTTCAACCCCAGACCCAGGGACTTGTCCCTATGTCATTCACCAATGGACAGTCGTCCTGGTTCCTAAGACATTCCGAGGATTGGACGATCGTCCTCAAGGCGACGGTCATGGGGATAACGACCACGCAAACCCGGGCCTATCACTGGAATGCGCCGATGGGAGGACCATGAGCGCCCTGTCCCCCAGGTATGGTGAGCTAGCGAACGGTCTTTACGGCAGCGCCCGGGCCGTGGCCCAGTTCATCATCCTTCCCGTGGTACTGATAATGATCCTATCGTCATTGCTGGAAGGTACAGGCAACGGGTCCTTGCATGACCTGGACCTGGCCCTAACCGGGCTTAAGCTGACGTTCGTCATCTTCGGGTCCATCCTGGCGATCCTGTCGTTCTTCACCGAATTCTATCCGGCCGGCTCGATCTCCAGGCTCCTGTTCGGCCAGGTGCGCGCAGCTACGATCATTGTCCTGGGGTATACGCTGCTCATCAGCTTTGGAATGCACGAAGCCTTTAGGGCGGTCGGTCCCGACGTTGACCTGGTGTCACTCTTCTATCTGTTCGCCTTGCTCATCGTGTTGGGCATGCTTTACCTGGTGTGCGAATGGATAGATTACCGCTGGGTCTGGAAGAAGTCAAAGGCGGCCATCGATCGAACTCCCTATGTACCGAGGAGAAAGCATGAACCAGAGGACCCGAAAGCGCACCGGGTATGGCACGACTTCCGGTTCCGCTATGGCCGTCTGACAAAGGGAATGCGCATGGCCAAGGGGGCCCTGCTTCGCTACGTCATCCTGCCGATCGCCATCGTTATCGTGTGGAAGGCCCTGATCTCTTCGATGGGCAACACTATGACCGACCAGCTATCCGGGACGCTCGGCACCACGGTGGCTCTGTTGTTCCTCGTGGGCATTCCGATCGCGGTCATGAGCTTCTTCAAGGGTTTCTACAGTAAAGGTTCCGTCTCAAGGCTGAGCTTCAGCCTCATCATCGTAGCCCTTCTCGACGTATGGATCTGGTATGCCACGCTACAGGGAAGGTTCAAAGCGGACCTGGGGATGATCCAAGTGGACGTGGACTATCAGCCCTACGTCCTGCTCCTTATCTTCGGGGTGAGCCTGTGGGCGCTCTACTATGTGGTCGAATTCATATCATACAGGAAGGACTGGATCTCCCAGGGTTTCCAGCCAGTGGACGAAGGGAAAGCGGCCGAGCGCAGACTGCGAGAGAAGGCGCTGCGGAAGGCGAAGAAGAACAAGCAGAGGTCCTGATCATCGAATGTCGTTGGCGACCCGATCGGTTGATGGGCCCGAATCGTTGCGGGTCGCCCTCAACCGATATGAGCCGTTATTATTCCGTTCAATTGTCTGGCCAGGGAATTGTCAAAAGGGATAGAAGGATCTCCAAGCATCATCTCGATCGCTCTT
The sequence above is a segment of the Methanomassiliicoccales archaeon genome. Coding sequences within it:
- a CDS encoding RNA-binding protein, which translates into the protein MSEIRIKKRGRLREKEIRSLSEEISSKVGMQVFTAKDTIDKAESSDFDVIFVNNEILALVISGKAFLTVKGVLKYDPPKSYVTVDMGAVPYVVKGADIMGPGIVDADKDIKPGDFVWVRDVKNKRALAIGEALVSGAEMLEKKSGKSIKNLHYVGDKLWKYDER
- a CDS encoding zinc ribbon domain-containing protein codes for the protein MAKQKLEIECPVCDAKLSIDARSCPKCGADLGMADFQDLENLANDISEGRDHSEAPPEKDVADEMEPEPETIKEEVVATPKDEPKPEVMQPKKESEPKTEESPSMVPQKDELKEEAKAEEEDGLDEKGKKKGLFSKLFGKKK